The genomic DNA agcaacaacagcaaccaaaaaaaaaaacccggtccATTCCAACATATTGTCACTGACAGGAATCGTCAAGTGATGATAAATTTAGCTAAACGGTGAACGGGCTGATAAATTCTCACTTCATCGCCGTGAGCCGGGCTGAGCGGGTGGTACCTCCGGACGCAATTACTACCTACAACCGGAATCGGAAGTACATCGGAGTGGTTCTTCCTTTCGCACCGGAAAGATTTCTCCATCCCACCGGTGAGTACAGTTTCCAGAGTGTGTGAAAGTAAATCAAGTTTGCCAAACCAAAACCGTGCAGTGTGATTAAGTTTCTTATTTAGTTTCAAAAACTATCGTATCCCGCTCGCGTACGGCACTTACTTTGCGATACAGTGTACCAGACTTGCTGCCCGTTTCCCAAGGCAGTGCTCCCATAGTAACAGCGGAAGCACCAAGCGTGTATGCTAATCggatacacaaacacatcgtACCGTGGGTGACGACGGCGGTTCAACGCTCAACAAAACGCGTTTATTGAGCGATTAACAGTGTCCACTTACCGAAAGGTCAAATTATCAACCACTGGCTAACTGAATATTTATCTTCTAAAACGGTCGTAAAATAGTACGGTACGAGCGggcgtgtgcgcgcgcgttcaCCTTAGTTGTTTTGAATTTAGCTCGTGGTTtcgcgtgtttttgttttgctaccgcTTTTGACATTCCGCTGCACGGGGCGCGTTTTATAGCAGGCTGGATTATGGCGAATTTTTGAACCGCCATCTTGGATTCAGGTTGGTCGGGTAATTGTGATGTTGTGGAGGAGATATTACGAATTATTAGCCCAATGGCCAAAAGCTCAcaatcaacacaaaaaaaacgaattcaTCGTGTGAAGATTGCTTTTAAATGCGTGCTTGAACAAATAGAACACACCCTAATGAAGGGTGTGTGTGGAATTTGTTAGCTGGGTCCCTTTGACAATTACGTCATGTTCCTTGCGGCCAATCttcgaacagaaaaaaaaaaacaagtcaaGTGTTCGTCACCGTCGCTGCCGTCGCTTGTCGCCATCGTCGTCGCCgttcgtggtcgtcgtcgtcgtcgttgtcgtatTTTTGGCCTTATACTTTCCCTTCCACCCTCCgccacaccagcagcaccttCTATCCACCAGCGGGTAAGCCTTAACTTGCATTGGTCGCCGCTGATGCATCCCATTATCTTCCTCAAACAAATTCGGCGTGGTTTTATCTAAAAATAACGTCGCCACCTGTGCTCACCGTACACCACCATCATATTCGTCGCCCTAGACCGTGTTCATGACCGACCCAAGGAAAACTTTGTTATATCTTGTGGGGGGCGCACCTTTAGCTTAACCTTCGTCTAGGGTGTTACGTGCTCTTTGTTTACATTCTCCTGTTCGCAGATTGTGACACAATATTATCAGCTGATTGGCATGGTTACAAGATCAGCCGTTGCACCGTGTGGTGGGCCAAAAAATGTGACACACTGATCTGATATTCCGTCTGCCTGCTATCTTCTACTTCTAGCCACACAATGTCCGACGACAAGAAGAAACGCCTTTCGTACTGGTACTTCGGAGGATTGGCTAGTGCCGGTGCGGCATGCTGCACCCATCCGCTCGACCTGCTGAAGGTGACGCTGCAAACGCAGCAAGAGGGTAAAATCTCGCTGCTCCAGCTCACGGGAAAGGTGGTACGGACGCAAGGCGTTCTGGCACTCTACAATGGCCTTTCGGCGTCGCTACTGCGTCAGCTGACATACTCGACGACGCGATTCGGAATCTACGAAGTTGGCAAACAAGCGATGGGCAACGATTCCGGGTTCCTGGGCAAAGCGGCCCTTGCTGGAGCTGCCGGAGCAGCTGGTGGTTTTGTCGGTACACCGGCCGATATGGTGAACGTGCGAATGCAGAACGACATCAAGCTGCCGGTCGAACAACGACGCAAGTAAGATGCATTGTgtaatatgtgtgtgtttggtataGGCCTATATTCACGCTGTTTTGGCTTTACTTTCTTTTTAGCTACAAAAACGCAGTCGACGGTTTGTTCCGTGTGTATCGGGAAGAAGGCTTCGCAAGGCTCTTTTCCGGTGCGTCCACAGCAACGTCCCGTGCCGTGTTCATGACCATCGGTCAGCTGTCGTTCTACGATTTGGTGAAGGATTTACTGTTAAAATCCGGCCATTTCGGCGATAATCTGACCACTCACTTCTTGTCTTCGCTAACGGCGGGAGCGATCGCCACCACGCTCACACAACCACTGGATGTGCTGAAGACACGCGCAATGAATGCGAAACCGGGCGAATTCAACGGCATCTGGGACATTGTCCGCTTTACGGCGCGGCTCGGTCCGCTCGGGTTCTTCAAGGGATATGTGCCGGCCTTCGTGCGCCTTGGTCCGCACACCATCCTAACATTCGTCTTCCTGGAGCAGTTACGCATGAACTTTGGATACTTGAAGCCGGAAGCTTCGAAGTAGTATcaacaccaaaacaaacaacaacacacacacacactcctgcTATCCACTAACGATTACCGGTTACGGGTTACCGTGAGCTTTTAGAGCAATTTTGACACATTCCACTAACGAACAAGGAGTACGAGTCACACTCAAAATAGGATCGGCATGGATCGATTTGCGTTACCGTCAAACGGGCGGTATCGAACTTGTTATGGGtatacatattttttgttttttcttttaatttgcaaaaatagGATTTTGCGATAGTGGTAAATACTCACAAAGTGACGCGAAACAGAACGGGATAGCTATGCTGGTGAGATAAAATTGCATcgcaataaatatttatcaacgTTAGCCGGCCTGCGTTTTAGTACGTCCGCTTGTGCAGGAACGTATCGTGTGTTTACCTAACCATTGTTTACGTCAGTCCTCCGAGATAAAGATAGTTTGACGTTGGTGATGCGGTGCGTGTAGTTCGTACCTGTTTCGCAGTTCTTTAGTGAAAAAGTAAGTAGCAAGTTGAGTAGGTCCGCTGGCCAGCAAGTGGGACGCAAGCTGCACAGGTT from Anopheles stephensi strain Indian chromosome 2, UCI_ANSTEP_V1.0, whole genome shotgun sequence includes the following:
- the LOC118505435 gene encoding mitochondrial dicarboxylate carrier-like, with amino-acid sequence MSDDKKKRLSYWYFGGLASAGAACCTHPLDLLKVTLQTQQEGKISLLQLTGKVVRTQGVLALYNGLSASLLRQLTYSTTRFGIYEVGKQAMGNDSGFLGKAALAGAAGAAGGFVGTPADMVNVRMQNDIKLPVEQRRNYKNAVDGLFRVYREEGFARLFSGASTATSRAVFMTIGQLSFYDLVKDLLLKSGHFGDNLTTHFLSSLTAGAIATTLTQPLDVLKTRAMNAKPGEFNGIWDIVRFTARLGPLGFFKGYVPAFVRLGPHTILTFVFLEQLRMNFGYLKPEASK